One genomic segment of bacterium includes these proteins:
- a CDS encoding tetratricopeptide repeat protein, with protein sequence MIPRIRIVAALALLLSVVLIPAAAAQESTTPPDSAGEILSSGMSAEEKIGAINRLILLNPRNSDLYNNLGVIYAERQEWLLARDAFIAAVQCDPRQPAAHKNLGMVMVKLEQHDTAVAEFEAYQRLSADGGRNAYKMIGDARRDAGDAQAARQAYEDGLRAYGDAFGPGSAELVMAQAVILEESGDTAAYESLLREYAGPARDYLATAGGEPTDPAGRASLAITSRLLKIIVDNAGLMTESGLHAQAAAAYEQAMEIAPDREELLPLAAFAWFEAGETMKAKVLARRATLESPERPGGWKARGRIAEAENRPQDAIAAYRRAWDLDPAQNDVAARIGSLYLSLGDNTNARKFMGAVASDPDAPPEILYNYALSLQREGDHELALRPLRRVVEYAPDMESAWRALASSLRHTQRFTEAAGAYGTAFALAGDPKLAFQQGYCLQRCDRPLDAAEAYRRALALDPADTKSRYNLGLALISAGEYAEALEAFRALGELETDSYRVHFNTGVCQQNLGRHEEALIAYEAALEIDETSAVWNNMGLVYDAIGDKVEAKQCYAEGKRLETEGK encoded by the coding sequence ATGATCCCGCGAATTCGCATCGTTGCCGCGCTGGCGTTGCTGCTGTCGGTCGTCCTGATACCGGCCGCCGCGGCCCAGGAGAGCACGACGCCTCCCGATTCGGCCGGGGAAATCCTCTCCAGCGGCATGAGCGCCGAGGAGAAGATCGGCGCCATCAACCGGTTGATCCTGCTCAATCCGCGGAATTCCGATCTGTACAACAATCTAGGCGTCATCTACGCGGAGCGGCAGGAGTGGCTGCTCGCGCGTGACGCCTTCATCGCCGCCGTCCAGTGCGACCCGCGTCAGCCCGCGGCCCACAAGAATCTGGGCATGGTCATGGTCAAGCTGGAACAACACGACACCGCCGTGGCCGAGTTCGAAGCCTATCAGCGTCTCTCCGCCGACGGCGGGCGCAACGCCTACAAGATGATCGGCGACGCCCGGCGCGACGCCGGCGACGCGCAAGCAGCGCGGCAGGCCTACGAGGACGGTCTGCGCGCCTACGGCGACGCCTTCGGTCCCGGCTCGGCCGAGCTGGTGATGGCCCAGGCGGTGATCCTGGAGGAGAGCGGGGACACGGCGGCCTACGAGTCACTGCTGCGCGAGTACGCCGGGCCGGCGCGGGACTACCTGGCGACGGCGGGCGGTGAGCCGACCGACCCGGCCGGCCGGGCGTCGCTGGCAATCACCTCGCGGCTCCTGAAGATCATCGTGGACAACGCCGGGCTGATGACCGAGTCCGGGCTCCATGCCCAGGCCGCGGCCGCCTACGAGCAGGCCATGGAGATCGCCCCCGACAGGGAAGAGCTGCTGCCCCTGGCCGCCTTCGCCTGGTTCGAGGCGGGCGAAACCATGAAGGCCAAGGTGCTGGCGCGCCGCGCCACCCTGGAAAGCCCGGAGCGTCCGGGCGGCTGGAAAGCCCGCGGGCGCATCGCCGAGGCCGAGAATCGCCCTCAGGACGCCATCGCCGCCTACCGCAGGGCCTGGGATCTCGACCCCGCCCAGAACGACGTGGCGGCCAGGATCGGCTCGCTGTACCTCTCCCTGGGCGACAACACCAACGCCCGCAAGTTCATGGGCGCGGTGGCCTCCGATCCCGATGCGCCGCCGGAGATCCTCTACAACTACGCCCTCAGCCTGCAGAGGGAGGGCGATCACGAACTGGCGCTCCGTCCGTTGCGCAGGGTGGTCGAGTATGCGCCGGACATGGAGTCCGCCTGGCGGGCGCTGGCCTCGTCCCTGCGGCACACGCAGAGGTTCACCGAGGCGGCCGGGGCCTACGGCACCGCCTTCGCGCTGGCCGGGGATCCCAAGCTGGCCTTCCAGCAGGGATACTGCCTCCAGCGGTGCGATCGTCCCCTCGATGCGGCGGAGGCCTACCGACGCGCCCTGGCGCTGGACCCCGCAGACACCAAATCGCGCTACAATCTCGGGTTGGCCCTGATCTCCGCCGGCGAATACGCGGAGGCCCTGGAAGCGTTTCGAGCCCTCGGCGAGCTGGAGACCGACTCGTACCGGGTTCACTTCAACACCGGCGTATGCCAGCAGAACCTGGGCCGGCACGAAGAGGCGTTGATCGCCTACGAGGCGGCCCTGGAGATCGACGAGACGTCCGCGGTCTGGAACAACATGGGGTTGGTATACGACGCCATCGGCGATAAGGTCGAGGCCAAGCAGTGCTACGCGGAAGGCAAGCGCCTGGAGACGGAGGGCAAATGA